From the Pomacea canaliculata isolate SZHN2017 linkage group LG4, ASM307304v1, whole genome shotgun sequence genome, one window contains:
- the LOC112561474 gene encoding uncharacterized protein LOC112561474 codes for MDLSSMRAAGDAPYAGPRDPGKRIRFLHSVLQEREKVSPSRGKPHDSSTKSSGIFGHDPANSTRSFILARKPRQPSNDSSTRPSDRHAGSDRNPVAKRARKQACPRKRLCQGRVDTPLPAVEADYTASELLRKMCDVMTSRHDATGRVSGAVRKLRARDSVPRDATFAAEPSSPRPQDSIALETPLQGDSPEASLHGASGPPSREKRKELRLFGKEYTSPSGRIYPERRVREKDCSKCRYNCSQNVSPAQRLAIFTHFWRLDSYVKRLHYYCHSIREKPAKTMTHTRECSREYTFLVDGKRVRVCKGFYLATLDVSDKAVRIAMEKRKQGRAVWDKRGPQQHGATCKLRDTCRPCQHAGTALFTAALGCDCDCD; via the coding sequence ATGGATCTGTCCTCGATGAGGGCGGCCGGTGATGCACCATATGCAGGACCTCGTGACCCTGGGAAGCGCATCAGGTTTCTCCATTCGGTGCTGCAGGAGAGGGAGAAGGTCTCCCCGTCGAGAGGAAAGCCCCACGACTCTTCCACCAAATCCTCGGGCATCTTCGGGCACGATCCGGCAAACTCCACACGCTCCTTCATTCTCGCGAGAAAGCCTCGCCAGCCCTCGAACGACAGCAGCACGAGGCCCAGCGACCGCCATGCTGGCAGTGACCGAAATCCCGTCGCCAAAAGGGCGCGAAAGCAGGCGTGTCCTAGGAAAAGACTGTGCCAGGGACGGGTAGACACACCCTTGCCAGCGGTGGAGGCGGACTACACGGCGTCCGAACTCCTGCGAAAGATGTGTGACGTCATGACTTCACGCCATGACGCCACCGGCCGGGTGTCGGGGGCCGTGCGCAAACTGCGAGCTCGCGACTCTGTGCCACGAGACGCCACGTTCGCCGCGGAGCCCTCCTCCCCTCGACCCCAAGACTCCATCGCACTCGAAACTCCACTCCAGGGGGATTCCCCTGAGGCAAGCCTCCACGGCGCCTCTGGCCCGCCTAGTCGGGAGAAGCGCAAAGAGCTGCGCCTCTTCGGCAAAGAGTACACGTCACCTTCGGGGAGGATCTACCCCGAACGAAGGGTCCGGGAGAAGGACTGCTCCAAGTGTCGCTACAACTGCTCGCAGAACGTCTCCCCTGCCCAGCGCCTGGCCATCTTCACACACTTCTGGCGCCTCGACTCCTACGTCAAGCGCCTGCACTACTACTGCCACAGCATCCGCGAGAAGCCGGCCAAAACCATGACTCACACGCGCGAGTGCTCACGGGAGTACACCTTTCTGGTGGACGGCAAGCGGGTGCGTGTGTGCAAAGGCTTCTACCTCGCCACCCTGGACGTGTCGGACAAGGCCGTCCGCATCGCCATGGAGAAGCGCAAGCAAGGGAGGGCCGTGTGGGACAAGCGGGGCCCGCAGCAGCACGGGGCCACGTGCAAACTGCGGGACACCTGCCGACCATGTCAACATGCGGGTACCGCTCTCTTCACCGCCGCACTCGGGTGTGATTGCGACTGCGACTGA